In the Flavisolibacter tropicus genome, one interval contains:
- the ispG gene encoding (E)-4-hydroxy-3-methylbut-2-enyl-diphosphate synthase has product MQFYCESLTSYKRLLTKEVKIGDLLLGNGHPIRVQTMTTTDTMDTLGTVEQTIRCIEAGAELVRITAPSKKEAENLLNIKNELHSRGYTTPLVADIHFTPNAAEIAARIVEKVRVNPGNYVDKKKFETIDYTDAEYLEEIERIRERFTPLVKICKEYGTAMRIGTNHGSLSDRIMSRYGDTPMGMVESAMEFLRIARAESYHNIILSMKSSNPQVMVQAYRLLVKTMGEEFNECYPLHLGVTEAGDGEDGRIKSAIGIGTLLEDGIGDTIRVSLTEDPELEMPVCRDIVKRYANRETSNVKSETIPAVEKLSYNPFEYKRRETFSIDNIGDKHVPVVIADLSKLESISPADLERVGYRYNGHTDKWSIADTAADYIFTGNRVLDFALPGTLKVIVYPAAWEQGLETSLNLGEEEMEGFKEKYFPIFDNTGYVAAPAKSKAVNFVMLDCFSDATAINDFTYLDTLGNDPSVVLCLSSQHPQPMAAVRRMFIELTNRNIKNPVVIIVDSNWQTADEHLVHYATEAGALLLDGMGDGVCFGMTPQSYRQAEAVSASGRNYLQNNSVEQFINNTAFSILQATRTRISKTEYISCPSCGRTLFDLQETTAKIRAVTNHLKGVKIAIMGCIVNGPGEMADADFGYVGSGPGKITLYKGKEVVKRNVPSEVAVEELINLLKANEAWVEVAS; this is encoded by the coding sequence ATGCAGTTTTATTGTGAAAGTCTAACTAGCTATAAACGTTTACTGACGAAAGAAGTAAAGATCGGCGATCTGTTATTGGGAAATGGCCATCCTATCCGTGTTCAAACCATGACTACAACCGATACCATGGATACACTGGGTACGGTGGAACAAACTATCCGTTGTATTGAAGCCGGTGCTGAGCTGGTGCGGATTACCGCGCCTTCTAAAAAAGAAGCTGAGAACTTATTGAATATAAAGAATGAATTGCACAGCCGGGGGTACACAACTCCACTGGTAGCTGATATTCATTTTACGCCCAATGCTGCAGAGATTGCTGCTCGTATCGTAGAAAAAGTGCGGGTCAATCCAGGCAACTATGTTGACAAGAAAAAGTTTGAAACTATTGACTATACCGATGCAGAATACCTGGAAGAGATCGAACGCATCCGTGAGCGCTTTACACCACTGGTAAAAATCTGTAAGGAGTATGGTACCGCCATGCGTATCGGTACTAATCATGGTTCCCTGAGTGATCGCATTATGAGCCGCTATGGCGATACGCCAATGGGGATGGTAGAAAGTGCAATGGAGTTTCTGCGGATTGCGCGTGCCGAGAGTTATCACAATATTATTCTTAGCATGAAATCCTCCAACCCTCAGGTGATGGTGCAAGCCTACCGCCTGCTGGTGAAAACCATGGGAGAGGAGTTTAATGAATGTTACCCGCTGCATCTTGGTGTAACAGAAGCAGGCGATGGTGAAGATGGCCGCATCAAAAGCGCCATTGGTATTGGTACGTTGCTGGAAGATGGAATTGGTGATACTATACGTGTATCCCTAACCGAAGATCCGGAGCTGGAAATGCCAGTATGTAGAGATATTGTGAAGCGCTATGCAAACCGTGAGACGTCAAATGTGAAAAGTGAAACAATTCCTGCTGTAGAGAAGCTTTCCTACAACCCATTTGAATATAAGCGTAGAGAAACCTTTTCCATCGATAATATCGGTGATAAACACGTGCCGGTAGTGATTGCCGACCTAAGCAAGTTGGAAAGTATTTCACCAGCCGACCTAGAGCGTGTTGGCTATCGTTATAATGGGCATACTGATAAATGGAGCATTGCAGACACCGCTGCCGATTACATTTTTACAGGGAATAGAGTATTGGACTTTGCTTTGCCCGGCACGCTTAAAGTGATTGTCTATCCGGCTGCCTGGGAGCAGGGTTTAGAAACCTCACTCAATCTTGGTGAGGAAGAAATGGAAGGCTTTAAGGAAAAGTATTTCCCCATCTTTGATAACACAGGTTATGTAGCAGCCCCTGCCAAAAGCAAGGCTGTAAACTTTGTAATGCTGGATTGCTTTAGCGATGCAACAGCCATCAACGATTTTACTTACTTAGATACGTTGGGGAATGACCCCTCAGTTGTACTTTGTTTGAGTAGCCAACACCCTCAGCCAATGGCAGCCGTGCGCCGCATGTTTATAGAGCTGACAAATCGCAATATTAAAAACCCTGTTGTTATTATTGTTGATAGTAATTGGCAAACAGCCGATGAGCATTTAGTGCATTATGCTACAGAAGCCGGCGCTTTATTGCTGGATGGCATGGGCGACGGTGTTTGTTTTGGCATGACCCCGCAAAGCTATCGTCAGGCAGAAGCAGTAAGTGCTTCCGGAAGAAACTATTTACAGAATAACTCGGTAGAACAGTTCATTAATAATACGGCGTTTAGTATTTTACAAGCAACGCGTACCCGTATTTCTAAAACGGAATACATTAGTTGCCCTTCTTGTGGTCGTACCTTGTTTGACCTGCAGGAAACCACTGCTAAGATCCGTGCTGTAACCAATCACCTGAAAGGAGTGAAAATTGCTATTATGGGTTGTATTGTAAATGGACCGGGGGAGATGGCAGATGCTGACTTTGGTTACGTAGGTAGCGGTCCAGGAAAAATTACCTTGTATAAAGGCAAGGAAGTGGTAAAGCGCAATGTGCCTAGTGAAGTGGCTGTAGAAGAATTGATCAACTTGCTGAAGGCAAATGAAGCGTGGGTTGAAGTAGCAAGCTAG
- a CDS encoding tetratricopeptide repeat protein encodes MRVLLLLLIGIGSYSSLQAQVNKTITEGNNFYRNGQYDLAEKSYRDALQQEQGNATAQYNLASALYKQRKYDEAEKIWGSLGSTGSAKSVKATSFYNQGVIYSKQKDLDNSIEAYKASLRIDPNDKQTRENLQKALLEKKKQQQEQQQQQKQKSSMSQSQAEKQLQQLQEKEKNIRERMQQGQNGKPMPKDW; translated from the coding sequence ATGAGAGTGTTGTTATTACTATTGATTGGCATAGGAAGTTACTCCAGCCTGCAGGCCCAGGTAAATAAGACCATTACGGAGGGAAATAATTTTTACCGCAACGGGCAGTACGACCTTGCGGAAAAAAGCTACCGGGATGCTTTACAACAAGAGCAGGGAAATGCCACAGCACAATATAACCTGGCCAGCGCCCTTTACAAGCAGCGTAAATATGACGAGGCGGAAAAGATATGGGGTTCGCTAGGTAGTACAGGTTCCGCAAAATCAGTAAAAGCTACTTCATTTTATAACCAAGGGGTGATCTATTCCAAACAAAAAGACCTGGATAATAGTATTGAAGCCTACAAAGCTTCCCTGCGCATTGATCCCAACGATAAACAGACGCGTGAGAACCTGCAAAAGGCCTTACTGGAAAAGAAAAAACAACAGCAGGAACAGCAGCAACAGCAAAAGCAAAAGTCGTCCATGAGCCAGAGCCAGGCCGAAAAACAGTTACAGCAGCTTCAGGAAAAAGAAAAGAACATCCGCGAGCGCATGCAGCAGGGCCAGAACGGCAAGCCAATGCCAAAAGATTGGTAA